A section of the Lepus europaeus isolate LE1 chromosome 19, mLepTim1.pri, whole genome shotgun sequence genome encodes:
- the ANKRD11 gene encoding ankyrin repeat domain-containing protein 11 isoform X1, which translates to MPKGGCSRTPQQEDFALRSDMVEKQPGKKDKDKVSLNKTPKLDRSDGAKEVRERATKRKLPFTVGANGEQKDSDTEKQGPERKRIKKEPVTRKAGLLFGMGLSGIRAGYPLSERQQVALLMQMTAEESANSPVDTTPKHPSQSTVCQKGTPTSASKTKDKVNKRNERGETRLHRAAIRGDARRIKELIGEGADVNVKDFAGWTALHEACNRGYYDVAKQLLAAGAEVNTKGLDDDTPLHDAANNGHYKVVKLLLRYGGNPQQSNRKGETPLKVANSPTMVNLLLGKGTYTSSEESSTDSSEEEDAPSFAPSSSVDGNNTDSEFEKGLKHKAKNPEPQKTATPVKDEYEFDEDDEQDRVPPVDDKHLLKKDYRKEAKANSFISIPKMEVKSYTKNNTIAPKKAAHRILSDTSDEEDVGLAVGPGEKLRLAAHTVVPANKTRESSNSKQQKEKNKVKKKRKKETKGKEVRFGKRSDKFCSSESESESSESEEDDGDSAGSSGCLKGSPLVLKDPSLLSSLSASSASSHGSSAAQKHNPSHTDQHAKHWRTDNWKTISSPAWSEVSSLSDSTRTRLTSESDCSSESSSVESLKPARKKQEHRKRGGLPSAPDRKSAVPRLDKDGKVVKKHKTRHRHRDRGKGACAVSQELKLRSLAYEYEDSRPKAEKAGLLDSDGPADGKPRVLRHERDHFKKEEKLSKMKSEEKEWLFKDDIIKVSKDEKSLKRVRELSRSFREDKERANRVEKDKPAKEKSPKEEKLRPHKEERKKKAKERPSKAEKKEDRASKDKEKPKRERAPREDCAFDDYCSKGPFLENEDSKFSLSDDQHERWFSDLSDSTFDLRGEDSWDSPGTDYRDMKSDPVAKLILEPVKDDSKERKRDAKAREKPRDLRDAFFRKRDRDYLDKNTEKRKEQAEKHRGLPGYLPEKDKKRRELPDGARKRPEEAHREDGREHGVGDSDFPRGLEPWERHHPAREREKREGPEKERKEKAKADKYKEKSGDRDRGDRSALDKGPKDKEFDKSGKDKKETKEKHKDMHGKDKERKASLEQGRERKERPFPGSAPEDLPERKGKEKSWYMADIFTDESEDEKEGLGDGLQDREDGREPHPPDRHRKPPADRPHAEKPKDKDPRDKRKDGGKERKEKPLEKGREKREKEPADRARERRERPTSDAAPDRRSKQKLPDKADKRHCSEDKAKSKHREKADKEHARDRKSARSADAERSLLEKLEEEALHECREDCADRMSEASSDSFAEHGQDPGLSALLELSFTEPPADDKAKEAGSLPERLREKERHRHSSSSSKKSHDRAKKEKAERKERSEDRQGCGQGEKELLGADPCGPPYGLGADAEDAPERTVDLLSAEKKDRNDPEREPARRAEKELKPYGSSALSILKEKKRRERHREKWREERDKHRDRHARDKDNPPGAFKDKARDEGLRPGEARVKEKQDRGDAGKLGAGSEKPPALPPPPPPRDVGRKDGRPREKLLGDGDLMMTSFERMLSQKDLEVEERHKRHKERMKQMEKMRHRSGDPRLKEKAKAADEGRKKGLDLPLKKPLGPEPPCRDRKLKEAAPTAPAAESKLHGGPGTEPKDWLTGPPVKEGLPASPRPDQGRPTGVPTPTSVVSCPSYEEVMHTPRTPSCSAEDYTDLVFDCADSQHSMAVSATSTNACSPSFFDRFSVASSGLPENPSQTPTRPLSTSLYRSVSVDVRRTPEEEFSVGDKLFRQQSVPAASSYNSPVQHLLEDKGPLPAVPTDKFACLSPGYYSPDYGLPSPKAEALHCPPAAVVSVTPSPEGVFSSLQAKSSPSPRGELLAPPIEGSLAPDLGLPLDATEDQQATAAIIPPEPSYLEPLDEGPFSAVITEEPVEWAHPAAEQALSSENPVSWPVGSELLLKSPQRFPESPRHFCPAEPLPTAAPGPLGASETSYPVSPVSYPLPVPEPGLEEAKDHGVETLPVAVATAEEATPCAPPARLGPFFSNCTSLPEAPLAVDPEPPCMTTVAPVEPLGALENSFLDSSQNLPALGQVEPVTWPDAFPTSEDDLDLGPFSLPELPLQAKDVPDVEAEPVEAALGPPEKVPPGAPVAADGGDAPSLPAEEQPAPPPDQPCSRPSSEHESSEAPRVELPAEDTVEAGTVADERGPEASDSGSAPAAAGPQPLVGKDEETEAADHSAASQCAPDGPTVDSSTQSSTQPKAMDGAGRDEEEAVPAHAPALAENPPSGLQSEATEPEPKPPAEAPRVPKVEEIPQRMTRNRAQMLASQSKQSTPPAEREAPPTPAPRAKARGSEEEDAQSQHPRKRRFQRSSQQLQQLHTSTQQTREVIQQTLAAIVDAIKLDAIEPYHSDRSNPYFEYLQIRKKIEEKRKILCFIPPQAPQCYAEYVTYTGSYLLDGKPLSKLHIPVIAPPPSLAEPLKELFKQQEAVRGKLRLQHSIEREKLIVSCEQEILRVHCRAARTIANQAVPFSACTMLLDSEVYNMPLESQGDENKSVRDRFNARQFISWLQDVDDKYDRMKTCLLMRQQHEAAALNAVQRMEWQLKVQELDPAGHKSLCVNEVPSFYVPMVDVNDDFVLLPA; encoded by the exons AGCCCAG TTGATACGACGCCAAAGCACCCCTCCCAGTCCACGGTGTGTCAGAAGGGCACGCCCACCTCCGCCTCCAAGACCAAAGACAAAGTGAACAAGAGAAACGAGCGTGGGGAGACGCGCCTGCACCGCGCCGCCATTCGGGGGGACGCCCGCCGCATCAAGGAGCTCATTGGCGAGGGGGCGGACGTCAACGTCAAGGACTTTGCCG GCTGGACAGCGCTGCACGAGGCGTGCAACCGTGGCTACTACGACGTTGCCAAGCAGCTGCTGGCCGCAGGTGCAGAGGTAAACACCAAGGGCCTGGATGACGACACGCCCCTGCACGATGCCGCCAACAACGGCCACTACAAG gtggtgaagctgctgctgcGGTACGGAGGGAATCCCCAGCAGAGCAACCGAAAGGGCGAGACCCCTCTGAAAGTGGCCAACTCCCCCACGATGGTGAACCTGCTGCTGGGCAAAGGCACCTACACCTCCAGCGAGGAGAGCTCCACAG ACAGCTCAGAAGAGGAGGATGCCCCGTCCTTTGCGCCGTCCAGCTCGGTGGACGGCAACAACACGGACTCTGAGTTTGAGAAGGGCCTGAAGCACAAGGCCAAGAACCCTGAGCCCCAGAAGACGGCGACGCCCGTCAAGGACGAGTACGAGTTCGACGAGGACGATGAGCAGGACAGGGTTCCCCCCGTGGACGACAAGCACTTGCTGAAAAAGGACTACAGGAAGGAGGCCAAGGCGAATAGTTTCATTTCCATACCCAAGATGGAAGTTAAAAGTTACACTAAAAATAACACGATCGCACCAAAGAAGGCAGCCCATCGCATCCTGTCGGACACGTCCGACGAGGAGGACGTGGGCCTCGCGGTGGGGCCGGGAGAGAAGCTGAGGCTCGCGGCACACACGGTGGTGCCTGCTAACAAAACACGGGAGTCTTCTAACTCCAAgcagcaaaaagaaaagaataaagtgaaaaagaagcgaaagaaagaaacaaaaggcaaAGAAGTTCGGTTTGGGAAAAGGAGCGACAAGTTCTGCTCGTCAGAGTCGGAGAGCGAGTCTTCGGAGAGTGAGGAGGACGACGGGGACTCAGCGGGGAGCTCCGGCTGCCTCAAGGGGTCCCCGCTGGTGCTGAAAGACCCCTCGCTGCTCAGCTCGCTGTCtgcctcctccgcctcctcccacGGCAGCTCCGCAGCCCAGAAGCATAACCCCAGCCACACAGACCAGCACGCCAAGCACTGGCGCACGGACAACTGGAAAACCATTTCCTCTCCTGCCTGGTCCGAGGTGAGCTCCTTGTCAGACTCCACAAGGACGAGACTGACCAGCGAGTCTGACTGCTCCTCGGAGAGCTCGAGCGTGGAGTCGCTGAAGCCCGCGAGGAAGAAGCAGGAGCACAGGAAGCGCGGCGGCCTGCCCAGCGCACCTGACAGGAAGAGCGCCGTCCCCAGGCTGGACAAGGACGGCAAGGTCGTCAAGAAACACAAAaccaggcacaggcacagggacagggGGAAAGGGGCCTGCGCCGtcagccaggagctgaagctgagAAGCCTGGCTTACGAGTACGAGGACTCCAGGCCCAAGGCCGAGAAGGCGGGGCTCTTGGACAGCGATGGCCCCGCAGACGGCAAACCCAGGGTGCTGAGGCACGAGCGAGACCACTTTAAGAAGGAAGAGAAACTTAGCAAAATGAAGTCAGAAGAAAAAGAATGGCTCTTTAAAGATGATATAATAAAGGTCTCCAAAGACGAGAAGTCGCTGAAGAGAGTGAGGGAGCTGAGCAGGTCCTTCCGAGAAGACAAGGAGCGGGCAAACAGAGTGGAGAAGGACAAGCCGGCCAAGGAGAAGTCCCCCAAAGAGGAGAAGCTCCGGCCGCacaaggaggagaggaagaaaaaggcgAAGGAGCGGCCCTCCAAGGCCGAGAAGAAGGAGGACAGGGCCTCGAAAGACAAGGAGAAGCCCAAGAGGGAGCGAGCCCCACGGGAAGACTGCGCCTTCGACGACTACTGCAGCAAGGGCCCTTTCCTGGAGAACGAAGACAGCAAGTTCAGCCTCTCCGACGACCAGCACGAGAGGTGGTTCTCGGACCTGTCCGACTCCACCTTCGACTTGAGGGGGGAGGACAGCTGGGACTCTCCGGGGACGGACTACAGGGACATGAAGAGTGACCCCGTGGCCAAGCTCATCCTGGAGCCCGTGAAGGACGACAGCAAGGAGAGGAAGCGGGACGCCAAGGCCCGCGAGAAGCCCCGCGACCTGAGGGACGCCTTCTTCCGGAAGAGAGACCGGGACTATCTGGACAAGAACACCGAGAAGAGGAAAGAGCAGGCCGAGAAGCACAGAGGCCTCCCTGGCTACCTGCCGgagaaagacaagaagaggagggAGCTCCCAGACGGGGCCCGGAAGCGGCCCGAGGAGGCGCACAGAGAGGACGGGAGGGAGCACGGCGTCGGTGACAGCGACTTCCCCCggggcctggagccctgggagaGGCACCATCCCGCCCGAGAGCGCGAGAAGAGAGAGGGCCccgagaaggagaggaaggagaaggcgaAGGCCGACAAGTACAAGGAGAAATCCGGCGACAGGGACAGGGGCGACAGGTCGGCCCTGGACAAGGGTCCCAAGGACAAGGAGTTCGACAAGAGTGGCAAAGACAAGAAAGAGACCAAGGAGAAGCACAAAGACATGCACGGCAAAGACAAGGAGAGGAAGGCGTCCCTGGAGCAGGGGCGGGAGCGGAAGGAGAGGCCGTTCCCCGGCTCGGCCCCCGAAGACCTGCCCGAGAGGAAGGGCAAGGAGAAGAGCTGGTACATGGCCGACATCTTCACGGACGAGAGCGAGGACGAGAAGGAGGGCCTTGGGGACGGGCTCCAGGACCGCGAGGACGGCCGGGAGCCGCACCCCCCAGACAGACACAGGAAGCCGCCCGCAGACAGGCCGCACGCCGAGAAGCCCAAAGACAAGGACCCCAGGGACAAGAGGAAGGACGGCGGCAAGGAGCGGAAGGAGAAGCCCCTGGAGAAGGGCAGGGAGAAGCGGGAGAAGGAGCCCGCGGACAGGGCCAGAGAGCGGCGCGAGCGGCCCACCAGCGACGCCGCCCCGGACAGGAGGAGCAAGCAGAAGCTGCCCGACAAGGCGGACAAGAGGCACTGCTCCGAAGACAAGGCCAAGAGCAAGCACCGGGAGAAGGCGGACAAGGAGCACGCCAGGGACAGGAAGTCGGCCCGGAGTGCGGACGCCGAGCGGAGCCTCCTGGAgaagctggaggaggaggccctGCACGAGTGCCGCGAGGACTGCGCCGACCGGATGAGCGAGGCCTCGTCCGACAGCTTTGCCGAGCACGGGCAGGACCCCGGCCTGAGCGCCCTCCTGGAGCTGTCCTTCACGGAGCCGCCGGCTGACGACAAAGCCAAGGAGGCCGGCAGCCTGCCTGAGCGGCTGAGGGAGAAGGAGCGGCACAGGCACTCCTCGTCCTCGTCCAAGAAGAGCCACGACCGAGCCAAGAAGGAGAAGGCCGAGAGGAAGGAGCGCAGTGAGGACCGGCAGGGCTGCGGCCAGGGCGAGAAGGAGCTGCTGGGTGCCGACCCCTGTGGCCCTCCCTACGGCCTGGGAGCCGACGCGGAGGACGCGCCGGAGCGGACCGTGGACTTGCTCTCCGCCGAGAAGAAAGACAGAAACGACCCCGAGCGCGAGCCTGCCAGGAGGGCAGAGAAGGAGCTCAAGCCGTACGGGTCCAGCGCCCTCAGCATcttgaaggagaagaagaggagagagagacacagggagaagtgGCGCGAGGAGAGGGACAAGCACAGGGACCGCCACGCCAGGGACAAGGACAACCCCCCGGGCGCCTTCAAGGACAAGGCCCGGGACGAGGGCCTGCGGCCGGGCGAGGCCCGAGTGAAGGAGAAGCAGGACCGGGGTGACGCGGGGAAGCTGGGCGCCGGGAGTGAGAAGCCGCCGGCcctgccgccgcccccgccgccccgggACGTGGGCAGAAAGGATGGCCGGCCACGCGAGAAGCTGCTGGGGGATGGTGACCTCATGATGACGAGCTTCGAGCGGATGCTGTCCCAGAAGGACCTGGAGGTGGAGGAGCGGCACAAAAGGCACAAGGAGCGCATGAAGCAGATGGAGAAGATGCGGCACCGCTCGGGGGACCCCAGGCTCAAGGAGAAGGCCAAGGCAGCCGATGAGGGGCGCAAGAAGGGCCTCGACCTCCCCCTGAAGAAGCCGCTGGGACCCGAGCCCCCCTGCAGAGACCGGAAGCTCAAGGAGGCAGCGCCCACTGCACCTGCCGCCGAGAGCAAGCTGCACGGGGGGCCGGGCACCGAACCCAAAGACTGGCTCACCGGGCCTCCTGTGAAGGAGGGCCTGCCCGCCTCCCCGAGGCCCGACCAGGGCCGGCCGACTGGGGTGCCGACGCCCACCTCAGTGGTGTCCTGCCCCAGCTACGAGGAGGTGATGCACACGCCCAGGACCCCGTCCTGCTCTGCCGAGGACTACACTGACCTGGTGTTCGACTGCGCCGACTCCCAGCACTCGATGGCCGTCTCCGCcacctccacaaatgcctgctcccCCTCGTTTTTTGACAGATTCTCCGTAGCCTCGAGTGGGCTCCCGGAAAACCCGAGCCAGACTCCCACGAGGCCTCTCTCCACAAGCCTGTATCGCTCTGTGTCTGTGGATGTCAGGAGGACCCCCGAGGAGGAGTTCAGCGTCGGGGACAAGCTGTTCCGGCAGCAGAGCGTCCCCGCAGCCTCCAGCTACAACTCCCCAGTGCAGCACCTGCTGGAAGACAAGGGGCCCCTGCCGGCTGTCCCCACGGACAAGTTTGCCTGCCTGTCCCCGGGCTACTACTCCCCGGACTATGGCCTCCCCTCGCCCAAGGCCGAGGCCCTGCACTGCCCTCCTGCAGCCGTGGTCAGTGTCACCCCCTCCCCTGAGGGCGTCTTCTCCAGTTTACAGGCCAAATCCTCCCCTTCTCCCAGAGGCGAACTGCTGGCCCCTCCTATCGAAGGGTCACTGGCTCCTGACCTGGGCCTTCCTCTGGACGCCACCGAGGACCAGCAAGCCACCGCCGCCATCATCCCCCCAGAGCCCAGCTACCTGGAGCCCCTGGACGAGGGCCCGTTCAGTGCCGTCATCACTGAGGAGCCTGTCGAGTGGGCCCACCCTGCGGCTGAGCAGGCCCTGTCCTCCGAAAACCCCGTCAGCTGGCCTGTGGGCTCAGAACTGCTGCTGAAGTCTCCTCAGAGGTTCCCAGAGTCCCCGAGGCATTTCTGCCCTGCAGagcccctccccactgctgcccctgGACCCTTGGGTGCCTCCGAAACCTCGTACCCCGTCTCTCCTGTTTCCTACCCTTTGCCAGTTCCCGAGCCGGGGCTGGAGGAAGCCAAAGACCATGGGGTGGAGACACTGCCGGTCGCTGTCGCCACAGCCGAGGAGGCCACGCCCTGTGCACCTCCCGCGAGGCTGGGGCCCTTCTTCAGCAACTGCACCTCACTTCCAGAAGCACCCCTGGCCGTGGACCCCGAGCCTCCGTGTATGACCACCGTGGCTCCGGTGGAGCCTCTGGGAGCCTTGGAAAACAGTTTCCTGGACAGCAGCCAGAACCTGCCTGCCCTCGGCCAGGTGGAGCCGGTGACCTGGCCGGACGCCTTCCCCACCTCTGAGGACGACCTAGACCTAGGCCCCTTTTCGCTGCCAGAGCTTCCTCTGCAGGCCAAGGATGTTCCCGATGTCGAGGCCGAGCCTGTAGAAGCAGCTCTCGGTCCTCCAGAGAAGGTTCCTCCCGGGGCCCCTGTGGCCGCTGATGGTGGGGACGCCCCCTCCTTGCCTGCCGAGGAGCAGCCGGCGCCGCCCCCGGACCAGCCCTGCAGCCGGCCGTCCAGCGAGCACGAGAGCTCCGAGGCGCCGAGGGTGGAGCTGCCTGCAGAAGACACGGTGGAAGCAGGGACTGTGGCAGACGAGAGGGGCCCCGAGGCATCAGACTCTGGCTCGGCGCCTGCAGCTGCTGGACCACAACCCCTGGTGGGCAAGGACGAAGAGACCGAGGCCGCCGACCACTCTGCCGCCTCTCAGTGCGCACCTGATGGCCCCACCGTGGACAGCTCGACGCAGAGCTCGACGCAGCCGAAGGCCATGGACGGTGCTGGCCGGGACGAGGAAGAGGCCGTGCCTGCCCATGCCCCGGCCCTGGCCGAGAACCCCCCAAGTGGCCTGCAGTCGGAGGCCACGGAGCCAGAGCCCAAGCCTCCAGCCGAAGCACCCCGAGTCCCCAAGGTGGAGGAGATCCCCCAACGCATGACCAGGAACCGAGCCCAGATGCTGGCCAGTCAGAGCAAGCAGAGCACGCCCCCTgctgagagggaggccccgcccacccctgcccccagggccaaGGCCCGGGGCTCAGAGGAGGAGGACGCCCAGTCCCAGCACCCCCGAAAGCGCCGCTTCCAGCGCTCcagccagcagctgcagcagtTGCACACGTCCACGCAGCAGACGCGGGAGGTCATCCAGCAGACGCTGGCCGCCATTGTGGACGCCATCAAGCTGGACGCCATCGAGCCCTACCACAGCGACAGGTCCAACCCCTACTTTGAGTACCTTCAGATCAGGAAGAAGATCGAGGAGAAGCGTAAGATCCTATGCTTCATCCCGCCCCAGGCGCCCCAGTGCTACGCCGAGTACGTCACCTACACTGGCTCCTACCTGCTGGACGGCAAGCCTCTCAGCAAACTCCACATCCCTGTG ATtgcgccccctccctccctggcagAGCCCCTGAAGGAGCTGTTCAAGCAGCAGGAGGCGGTGCGGGGgaagctgcgtctgcagcacagCATCGAGCGG GAGAAGCTGATTGTGTCCTGTGAGCAGGAGATCCTGCGGGTGCACTGCCGGGCCGCCAGGACCATCGCCAACCAGGCAGTCCCGTTCAGCGCCTGCACCATGCTGCTGGACTCGGAGGTCTACAACATGCCTCTGGAGAGCCAG GGGGACGAGAACAAGTCGGTGCGGGACCGCTTCAACGCCCGCCAGTTCATCTCCTGGCTGCAGGACGTGGATGACAAGTACGACCGCATGAAG ACGTGCCTGCTCATGCGGCAGCAGCACGAGGCCGCCGCCCTGAATGCCGTGCAGAGGATGGAGTGGCAGCTGAAGGTGCAGGAGCTGGACCCCGCCGGGCACAAGTCCCTGTGTGTGAACGAGGTGCCCTCCTTCTACGTGCCCATGGTCGACGTCAATGACGACTTCGTGCTGCTGCCGGCGTGA